A DNA window from Synechococcus sp. UW179A contains the following coding sequences:
- a CDS encoding NUDIX hydrolase — protein sequence MAPLPAPEPYELLETIDALDARKVRFERNRIRLPMGVEGSFGIIKHPGASLAVPITNEGQVVVLRQYRFAVQARLLEFPAGTLEEGEDPLESMQRELGEEAGYSAARWDALGPMLPCPGYSDEVIHCFLARDLTVLENPPAGDDDEDLEVLQMSPAELDARLGSGEEWLDGKSVTAWYRAKQLLGL from the coding sequence ATGGCCCCGCTGCCGGCTCCAGAGCCCTATGAGCTGCTGGAGACCATCGATGCCCTGGATGCGCGCAAGGTGCGCTTCGAGCGCAACCGCATCCGGTTGCCCATGGGGGTGGAGGGCAGCTTCGGGATCATCAAGCATCCGGGAGCATCCCTGGCTGTGCCGATCACCAATGAGGGACAGGTGGTGGTGCTGCGTCAGTACCGCTTTGCTGTTCAGGCCAGGCTGCTGGAGTTCCCGGCCGGCACGCTTGAGGAGGGAGAAGATCCTTTGGAGTCGATGCAGCGGGAGCTCGGGGAGGAAGCGGGCTACAGCGCCGCCCGCTGGGATGCCCTCGGTCCAATGTTGCCTTGTCCTGGGTATTCCGACGAGGTGATCCATTGCTTCCTGGCCAGGGATCTCACAGTCCTGGAGAACCCTCCGGCAGGTGACGACGATGAGGATCTCGAGGTTCTGCAGATGAGTCCTGCCGAACTGGATGCTCGCTTGGGCTCAGGCGAGGAGTGGCTGGATGGCAAAAGCGTGACCGCTTGGTATCGGGCCAAGCAGTTGCTCGGTCTCTGA